One segment of Rhodopirellula baltica SH 1 DNA contains the following:
- a CDS encoding DUF4276 family protein, translating to MKKIVSFVEGEGDAEAVPFLLRKILSSQQAFDAVSIDPSPFRIGQVNKLRKNGFRDWHNKIRAAMKQPNVGGILLLLDGDVDLKNKQPFCAMTVARELAAEALKVGAGATFSVACVFACLEFESWLIAAAPGMGTLPDGRELRLPDSLPPNPEEAPRAAKAWLNTVLPGGYRATTDQSVLTKAIDLEVLRAANLRSFRRLENALAELVAAVRTGNHVASPMIGD from the coding sequence ATGAAGAAGATCGTTTCATTCGTTGAAGGTGAGGGCGACGCGGAGGCCGTCCCGTTTCTGCTGCGCAAGATCCTGAGCAGCCAACAAGCTTTTGACGCCGTTTCGATTGATCCATCGCCATTTCGCATCGGGCAAGTCAACAAGCTACGTAAGAACGGCTTCCGAGACTGGCACAACAAAATTCGTGCTGCGATGAAGCAACCGAATGTGGGCGGAATTCTGTTGCTACTCGATGGAGACGTCGACCTGAAGAACAAGCAACCGTTTTGCGCGATGACGGTTGCGAGGGAGCTTGCCGCGGAGGCTCTTAAGGTCGGTGCTGGCGCGACCTTTTCGGTGGCATGTGTATTCGCGTGTCTGGAATTCGAGTCTTGGTTGATTGCGGCGGCGCCGGGGATGGGGACTTTGCCCGATGGACGCGAATTGAGGCTACCGGATTCGTTACCGCCAAACCCGGAAGAAGCGCCACGGGCCGCCAAGGCGTGGCTCAACACGGTGCTTCCTGGCGGCTATCGGGCAACGACGGACCAATCAGTCTTGACCAAAGCGATTGACTTGGAGGTGTTGCGCGCCGCGAACCTGCGTTCCTTTCGACGCTTGGAGAATGCTCTCGCTGAACTGGTGGCAGCGGTGCGAACCGGGAACCATGTCGCTAGCCCCATGATCGGCGACTGA
- a CDS encoding phospholipase D-like domain-containing anti-phage protein — MSDIYRFSSRRERLDHAFLAKRLQSAKSYKRIAGYFRSSIFELVGEQISSIPKVQIICNSELDAADVVISKHVRDTALKERWNEAPSEVEALLHRDRYRQLHSLLTSGQVEIRVVPKHHVFIHGKAGVIEAGDGSKTCFLGSINETKSAFAHNYEILWEDRSAEGVAWVEEEFDALWSDAYPLPDAIIEEVKRVADRIEIRFEDVKTQELPGAALAESPIYRGGEQLQPWQRSFVTMFLEHREIYGKARLLLADEVGVGKTLSMAASAMVAALLGDGPVLILCPSTLTQQWQVELQDKLGVPSAVWLSNKKCWSDPKGHVIKTRGPEDVVRCPFHIAIVSTGLLVHQTRERELLLERKYGTLILDEAHKARRGGGVGPKSGQPNNLLDFMLKIGPKVRNMILGTATPIQTEVQEVWDLMSILNKGADFVLGRELYGCWADFQRSLPVVKGDEVPETEQDAWEWLRNPLPPAKEDALFATLRMGLSLPDNKFFTDRGFGSLEYLEQQAVSQSLEPGFLQQHNPIVRHTVLRRRQTLEEAGLMERVGVDVHPDPDAPATSYAGVGFNGLGLMTNHPFDLAYEAADAYTVELKKRTKAAGFMKSLLLQRICSSFASGESTARKMLRQEVADEEEQPMLIEQTLQNTTDKEAEYLNTIIEELSREEARDPKLTAIRYFLTQHRTEGKTWLEHGCIVFSQYYDTAFSVARELALVLRDEPVGVYAGAGKSGLFRNGDFANVEREELKHAVKKRELRLLVATDAACEGLNLQTLGTLINVDLPWNPSRLEQRLGRIKRFNQARRTVDMLNLVYHDTQDERVYQVLSRRMKDRYDIFGGLPDTIDDGWIEDIEQLEGKMDEYIHLRKKARDVFEMRYQDTVDADANRWETCSRVLSRHDVVDRLSEPW, encoded by the coding sequence ATGTCTGATATTTATCGTTTTTCATCGCGTCGCGAGCGATTAGACCATGCGTTTCTCGCTAAGCGATTGCAGAGTGCCAAGTCGTACAAACGAATCGCAGGATATTTCCGGAGTTCAATTTTTGAATTGGTTGGCGAACAAATTTCGTCGATTCCGAAGGTTCAGATCATTTGCAATAGTGAACTGGATGCCGCCGATGTGGTGATCTCGAAACACGTACGAGATACGGCATTGAAGGAACGATGGAATGAAGCTCCATCGGAAGTCGAGGCCCTGTTGCACCGAGACCGGTACCGGCAATTGCATTCTTTATTGACTTCAGGACAAGTGGAGATCCGGGTCGTTCCCAAGCACCATGTGTTCATTCACGGCAAGGCGGGCGTGATCGAGGCGGGAGACGGATCAAAGACTTGCTTTCTTGGCTCGATCAATGAAACGAAGAGTGCGTTTGCACACAATTACGAGATCCTGTGGGAGGATCGGTCGGCAGAGGGCGTGGCGTGGGTTGAGGAAGAGTTCGATGCGCTTTGGTCGGACGCGTACCCGCTGCCTGACGCGATCATCGAGGAGGTGAAACGGGTTGCCGATCGTATCGAAATCCGTTTCGAGGATGTGAAGACTCAAGAGTTGCCGGGTGCGGCGCTTGCGGAGAGTCCGATCTATCGCGGCGGCGAACAACTGCAACCATGGCAGCGATCGTTCGTGACGATGTTCTTGGAGCATCGCGAGATCTACGGGAAGGCGAGATTGCTATTGGCCGATGAAGTCGGTGTGGGCAAGACGCTATCGATGGCGGCTAGTGCGATGGTCGCGGCATTGCTGGGCGATGGGCCGGTGCTGATATTGTGTCCGTCGACGTTGACGCAGCAATGGCAAGTTGAGTTGCAGGACAAGCTCGGAGTTCCAAGCGCGGTTTGGTTGTCGAACAAGAAGTGCTGGAGTGATCCCAAGGGGCATGTGATCAAAACACGAGGTCCGGAAGACGTCGTGCGATGCCCGTTCCACATCGCCATCGTGTCGACAGGCTTGCTCGTTCACCAGACACGGGAGCGAGAGTTATTGCTGGAGCGTAAATACGGGACGCTGATCCTTGACGAGGCTCACAAGGCTCGACGGGGTGGTGGCGTCGGGCCGAAGAGCGGGCAGCCGAACAACCTGCTGGACTTCATGCTGAAGATCGGGCCGAAGGTTCGCAACATGATTTTGGGAACTGCGACACCGATTCAGACCGAGGTTCAAGAAGTCTGGGATCTAATGAGCATCTTGAACAAGGGTGCCGACTTTGTTCTGGGGCGTGAGCTTTACGGATGCTGGGCTGATTTTCAGCGATCGCTTCCGGTCGTGAAGGGCGATGAGGTGCCGGAAACCGAACAGGATGCGTGGGAGTGGCTTCGCAATCCGTTGCCACCAGCGAAAGAAGATGCGTTGTTCGCAACGCTGCGGATGGGCTTGAGTTTACCCGATAACAAATTCTTCACAGACCGTGGGTTCGGATCGCTTGAGTATTTGGAACAGCAAGCAGTCAGCCAGTCGCTAGAACCGGGGTTCTTGCAGCAACACAATCCGATCGTTCGTCACACGGTTCTTCGTCGCCGGCAAACGCTTGAGGAAGCTGGACTGATGGAAAGAGTCGGTGTGGACGTTCATCCCGATCCAGACGCACCCGCAACGTCCTACGCCGGCGTTGGTTTCAACGGTTTGGGATTGATGACGAACCATCCGTTTGATTTGGCCTACGAAGCGGCGGATGCCTACACGGTCGAACTGAAAAAACGCACCAAAGCGGCTGGTTTCATGAAATCGTTGTTGCTGCAACGGATATGCTCGAGCTTTGCGTCAGGCGAATCAACTGCACGCAAGATGCTCCGCCAGGAAGTCGCGGATGAAGAAGAGCAACCGATGTTGATCGAACAGACGCTTCAAAACACAACTGATAAGGAAGCCGAGTATCTGAACACGATCATCGAAGAGCTTTCGCGTGAAGAGGCTCGCGATCCGAAGTTGACCGCGATTCGGTATTTCCTGACTCAGCATCGCACGGAGGGGAAAACTTGGTTGGAACATGGTTGCATCGTCTTTAGCCAGTACTACGACACGGCGTTCTCGGTCGCGCGAGAACTGGCGTTGGTACTGCGTGATGAACCGGTTGGTGTCTACGCGGGAGCCGGAAAAAGTGGATTGTTTCGCAACGGGGATTTTGCCAACGTCGAGCGTGAAGAGCTTAAGCATGCTGTGAAGAAACGGGAACTTCGCTTACTCGTCGCAACTGACGCCGCCTGTGAGGGGCTGAATCTGCAAACGCTTGGCACGTTGATCAATGTCGACTTGCCCTGGAACCCGTCACGTTTGGAACAGCGTCTTGGTCGCATTAAACGCTTCAACCAAGCAAGGCGGACGGTCGACATGCTGAACTTGGTCTATCACGACACACAAGACGAGCGAGTTTACCAGGTGCTTTCACGGCGGATGAAGGACCGCTATGACATCTTCGGCGGTTTGCCTGACACAATCGACGACGGCTGGATTGAAGATATTGAACAGCTCGAAGGCAAAATGGACGAGTACATCCACCTTCGCAAAAAAGCACGTGATGTTTTCGAGATGCGATACCAAGACACTGTCGACGCCGACGCGAATCGCTGGGAGACTTGTTCCCGAGTCTTATCACGCCACGATGTCGTTGATCGTTTGTCCGAGCCCTGGTAA
- a CDS encoding ATP-binding protein, producing the protein MIDWANTTTDDFLQSVPLAEDDRWEFKSAMFLERSNKGEFQKELSKQVSALANSGGGNLVFGLSDSRVLEPCEQRVGRQPMKDYLATLVEQSVEYPLRQFKVHRIPFTGDDSNSVFVVEVDDSLAAPDQAKSDRVYYYRIDGHTKPAPHFYVELLRQRETRAVLEIQCVEYHVEKFLGTETGIVEVLMVLPIRNVSFQSATSWGVLIEHTRQDDSWEIRPTGEKLDEARCFMGSPTPLLPQASTRLCIPLRGRAYDQAGALAAVQKLWKSVGFSFRPVTQNHVGQPIAFGDWPDRIKTAVAMRELDEQLSAVLPRD; encoded by the coding sequence ATGATTGATTGGGCCAATACCACGACCGATGATTTTCTGCAAAGCGTTCCGCTAGCCGAAGATGATCGCTGGGAGTTTAAAAGCGCGATGTTTCTCGAACGATCTAATAAAGGCGAGTTTCAGAAAGAATTGTCAAAACAAGTGTCAGCTCTTGCAAATTCAGGTGGCGGTAATCTCGTCTTTGGATTGAGCGACAGTAGAGTTCTTGAGCCGTGCGAACAACGTGTTGGTCGTCAGCCGATGAAGGATTACCTCGCAACGCTTGTCGAGCAGTCTGTAGAGTATCCGCTGCGGCAATTCAAAGTCCACCGAATCCCGTTCACAGGCGACGATTCCAACAGCGTGTTTGTCGTTGAGGTCGATGACAGTTTGGCAGCGCCAGACCAAGCGAAGTCGGATAGGGTCTACTACTACCGAATTGACGGGCACACAAAGCCAGCCCCTCATTTTTACGTTGAATTGTTACGGCAACGAGAGACTCGTGCGGTCTTGGAAATTCAATGCGTGGAATATCACGTGGAAAAGTTCCTCGGAACCGAAACCGGTATCGTTGAAGTTTTGATGGTGCTTCCTATTCGCAATGTCTCGTTTCAATCGGCAACGAGTTGGGGTGTGCTCATCGAACACACAAGACAAGACGATTCGTGGGAAATCCGTCCTACTGGAGAGAAACTCGACGAGGCGAGATGTTTCATGGGTTCTCCCACACCTTTGTTGCCGCAAGCTTCCACCCGACTTTGCATTCCACTTCGTGGACGTGCGTACGATCAAGCGGGAGCATTGGCGGCAGTACAGAAATTGTGGAAAAGCGTTGGTTTTTCGTTTCGACCGGTGACGCAAAACCACGTCGGTCAACCGATCGCCTTCGGCGACTGGCCGGATCGAATCAAGACTGCGGTTGCGATGAGAGAGCTTGACGAACAATTGAGCGCCGTCTTACCGCGAGATTGA
- a CDS encoding DDE-type integrase/transposase/recombinase, with product MSRLDRFVIGTYLPTDSGWGYLAVVTDLFSRKIVGWSVSKSLATPLVTSALRRAIGNRRPSTGELPHHSVRGWRCTSSEFRKML from the coding sequence GTGTCGAGACTCGATCGCTTCGTGATTGGTACCTACCTGCCGACAGACTCGGGTTGGGGCTACCTAGCCGTCGTAACGGACCTGTTCAGTCGCAAGATCGTTGGCTGGTCTGTGTCAAAGAGCCTGGCCACTCCGCTGGTCACTAGTGCCCTGCGTCGAGCGATTGGAAACCGAAGGCCTTCGACTGGCGAACTTCCCCACCACAGTGTTCGAGGCTGGCGATGCACGAGTTCGGAGTTCCGGAAGATGCTCTAG